A single Mangifera indica cultivar Alphonso unplaced genomic scaffold, CATAS_Mindica_2.1 Un_0118, whole genome shotgun sequence DNA region contains:
- the LOC123207924 gene encoding NAC domain-containing protein 41-like, with product MTMMPTGFRFNPTDEELIQILERKVYGQEMPLHGHFIVERNVYEFDPQDLEWEHNMAVPNNERYCYCIKENDSREVSGRGWWRATGHVKTIYANEHVVGFKRPLTFHRFTGNDKKRNTAIKTNWIMHEYNLESNTTDWRLCKIKYKGKLSAQEEMENCRKGATPGNKDVEASSSIIGEQLQQPQQLQLENSLCEPCFEAISPMEMQEQSDHLLQLDNVCELYFTQNMLLEVIDEKLHQSKASCDPYFFDGQIEQPADSSEQLFLSLWSWQN from the exons ATGACGATGATGCCAACTGGGTTCAGGTTTAATCCCACCGATGAAGAACTCATTCAAATCCTTGAGAGGAAAGTTTATGGCCAAGAAATGCCCCTCCATGGCCATTTCATTGTTGAAAGAAACGTCTATGAGTTTGATCCTCAAGATCTTGAAT GGGAGCATAATATGGCTGTGCCTAACAACGAGAGATATTGCTATTGTATAAAGGAGAATGATTCTCGAGAAGTCTCAGGACGAGGATGGTGGAGAGCCACTGGACATGTGAAGACGATTTATGCAAACGAACATGTGGTGGGATTCAAGAGGCCATTAACGTTTCACAGATTCACTGGCAATGACAAGAAGCGCAACACAGCCATCAAGACTAACTGGATTATGCACGAATATAATCTAGAATCCAACACAACT GATTGGAGGCTTTGTAAAATCAAATACAAGGGAAAACTAAGTGCGCAGGAGGAGATGGAGAATTGCAGAAAAGGAGCGACGCCAGGTAATAAAGATGTTGAAGCCAGCAGTTCGATAATTGGTGAGCAACTGCAGCAGCCACAGCAGTTGCAGCTAGAAAATAGCTTATGTGAGCCTTGTTTTGAAGCCATAAGTCCAATGGAGATGCAAGAGCAATCTGATCACCTGCTGCAGCTAGACAATGTGTGTGAGCTTTATTTTACACAAAACATGCTACTGGAAGTGATTGATGAGAAGCTACACCAATCAAAAGCTTCATGTGACCCTTATTTCTTTGATGGTCAGATTGAGCAACCTGCAGATTCATCGGAGCAGCTGTTTCTCAGTCTTTGGTCGTGGCAGAATTAG